In Candidatus Poribacteria bacterium, the following proteins share a genomic window:
- a CDS encoding extracellular solute-binding protein, translated as MENMSYLKPFGRCSTYLATWGIVLCFLALPTVLLAQDELIIISPHPEGIETEFGNNFEKWYEEQTGRTVKTDWRDVGGTSSNYRFIESEFKRVPDGIGVDIFFGGGTDNYLRLSKNGWLHPYKLPEAQLDQMTQSFQGIPLYDVVHQWYGAALSSFGIMHNEELREMLNLPKVLAWQDLGDVALLGKIGAADPRESGSAHMVYEIILQTLGWEEGFALLTKIGGNVRGFSAGANAIPTDVVAGQVIYGLAIDFYAYGQIAVVGADKIKYVVPADGAVINADPIAILKGAPNLTVAQKFLEFVLSEDAQKLWMLRDTDSEGPKWKGGLNRASVLPALYDKLGERCIVPNPFAMEGTPFQYNSDKGSTRWDIVNGLFGVLIIDSHKDLVNAWKAIRKCKDPAKRDAAIAVLTQMPITEEKAMEMAAGSWKDPKVRNEKIKEWGQFAKEKFKEARNLAR; from the coding sequence ATGGAAAATATGTCCTATTTAAAACCCTTCGGACGTTGTAGCACATATCTTGCGACGTGGGGGATTGTGTTATGTTTTTTAGCACTACCTACTGTCCTGTTGGCACAGGACGAACTTATCATTATTTCGCCACATCCAGAGGGAATTGAGACGGAGTTTGGAAACAATTTCGAGAAGTGGTACGAGGAACAAACGGGTAGAACCGTCAAAACCGATTGGCGCGATGTAGGTGGTACCTCTTCCAACTATCGGTTCATTGAATCGGAGTTCAAGCGCGTGCCAGACGGTATCGGTGTTGATATTTTCTTTGGTGGTGGCACTGATAATTATCTCCGCCTTTCAAAGAATGGTTGGTTGCACCCTTACAAACTACCTGAAGCACAACTTGATCAGATGACGCAATCGTTTCAAGGGATCCCGCTCTATGATGTGGTCCATCAGTGGTACGGTGCGGCGTTATCGAGTTTCGGTATTATGCACAATGAGGAATTGCGTGAGATGCTCAATCTCCCGAAAGTCTTGGCATGGCAGGATTTGGGGGATGTCGCATTGCTCGGTAAAATTGGTGCAGCCGATCCAAGAGAGAGTGGTTCAGCACACATGGTGTATGAAATCATCCTTCAGACCCTCGGATGGGAAGAAGGGTTTGCGCTCCTGACAAAGATTGGTGGCAATGTTCGCGGTTTCTCCGCTGGTGCCAACGCGATTCCGACAGATGTCGTTGCAGGACAAGTCATTTATGGACTCGCTATCGATTTTTACGCCTACGGTCAAATTGCGGTTGTCGGTGCGGATAAGATTAAATATGTTGTTCCAGCCGACGGCGCGGTCATCAACGCTGATCCTATTGCAATTCTCAAAGGCGCGCCGAACCTGACTGTCGCACAAAAGTTCCTTGAATTCGTTTTATCGGAAGACGCTCAGAAACTTTGGATGCTCCGTGATACCGATTCGGAAGGACCAAAGTGGAAGGGTGGTTTGAACCGCGCGAGTGTTCTACCAGCACTTTATGACAAATTAGGCGAGCGATGCATCGTTCCGAATCCATTTGCTATGGAGGGAACTCCCTTCCAATACAACTCAGATAAAGGCAGTACTCGATGGGATATCGTTAACGGCCTCTTCGGTGTTTTGATTATTGATTCACATAAGGATCTCGTCAACGCGTGGAAGGCAATCCGGAAGTGTAAGGACCCAGCGAAACGTGACGCCGCGATCGCGGTTTTAACGCAGATGCCGATAACCGAAGAAAAAGCGATGGAAATGGCAGCTGGATCATGGAAAGATCCAAAAGTCCGCAATGAAAAAATCAAGGAATGGGGGCAATTCGCTAAGGAGAAATTCAAAGAGGCACGAAACCTGGCAAGATAG
- the ftsZ gene encoding cell division protein FtsZ — MRYDSSTYTDLTDEGLIRLVQGGDEAAFAQLAARHSSRIWQLVVLNSRQIRDAEEIFQDIWVAVWENIRGLREVSSFGAWLRKIAYTTCRRYYTANSHTRGEILQSAEQLAETIDRDVIARFRETELRAAVTEAVHHLPERVRAVAVLYYLEMWTIKEIATELGLAVGTVKTRLSQIRTLLREEFGVEEIKRERTMTHEKEVSKPTRDKTKVFGIGDAGGNIVKRMIASGLKSIGFYAVNTDLEALRTCDGATQVQIGANTTQGISTNGNPEVGRRAAEEDLETLNAIVADARMVFITAGMGGGTGTGAAPLIASIAREQGVLTIGVVTLPLDSEGQRRAEHARLGLHELRDNTDAVIVVPNQRLLDTIDTEPSTGEAFHMSDGAMLLGIKAVADIIVESGEINVDFTDIESIMKDAGTVLMGIGHAKGTNRARIAMENAITSPLLDGKSVGNATGLIVNISAPPDFMMNELDTAMGVLQDEAFDAQIIFGLVYRDDDPEPKGTVYVTILATGIEPQNEPSVAPSTQQRGSSPGGDTRVSSTATSEFVHLHNHSEYSMLDGACRIPDMVDWAVENSVPAVALTDHGNMFGAWELYNKATEAGINPIIGCEVYVARGSRKARGQEREGPYHLTLLAEDATGYQNLLELVSLGYTEGFNHKPRIDMEILREHRDGIIALTGCIQGQVPQLLCANRRDEAIQTFKTLMEIMGKGNLYVELQNHYIDKELEAYPVMVQLASEFNLPIVGTNDCHYLRKSDHGMHDILLCIQTKKTVNDRERLRYDNHFYFKSIDEMREALKDYPPEAISNTLEIANRCNLELDYQQNPMPKYEVPEGHTHDSYLRELCYRGLREKCGELSEPIRQRVDYELDIIRQGSHANYFLIVADYVNYAHKQGYPLSARGSAAGSLALYALGVISFNPMDHGCLFERFLNLERLTAPDIDIDFADRAREHVIAYLAKKYGADSVSKVAIFTTLGAKAAIKDVGRALDVPSETVEKLTELIPRTSYITLDEVLERVPEFQALAELPENRELIEMSKAVEGMKRHVSTHTSAIVVSDGPLTNYVPLFKDRHDQVATQFEGKTVEDVGIVKFDSLGLRSLTETYDCLQMIETSHAVKIKLEEIPFDDKKTYSLVSNGLIAGLFQLETSPGMLQVVTELKPDNFEEFCAIIALYRPGPIENGDMQRYMDRKNGLQPVEYIHPSLERVLKSTYGVCLYQEQVMQIAHDMGGFTLAEADVFRHAMGRGMDGKNERVLTAQREKFVEGAIKKGMPKEEAEEVFKLLEPSARYAFNKAHAVAYSMLAYRMAYLKAHYPREFMATMMTSKANDSARIAYYREECEKLADFLGIEINLSLSENKS, encoded by the coding sequence ATTCGGCTCGTGCAAGGCGGGGATGAGGCGGCATTTGCCCAACTCGCAGCCCGTCATAGTTCCAGAATTTGGCAACTCGTTGTTTTGAACTCCCGTCAAATTCGCGATGCTGAAGAGATTTTTCAAGACATTTGGGTAGCCGTCTGGGAAAACATTAGAGGCTTACGCGAAGTCAGTAGTTTTGGTGCCTGGCTCAGGAAGATAGCGTACACGACTTGCAGAAGATACTACACTGCTAACTCGCATACAAGAGGTGAAATCCTTCAAAGTGCAGAGCAACTCGCGGAAACCATTGACCGAGATGTGATTGCCCGTTTTCGAGAGACGGAACTTCGTGCGGCTGTAACGGAAGCAGTACATCACCTACCGGAGCGGGTTCGGGCTGTCGCAGTGCTGTATTACTTAGAGATGTGGACGATCAAAGAAATTGCGACCGAGCTTGGTTTAGCGGTTGGGACCGTCAAGACGAGACTCAGCCAAATTCGGACACTCCTGCGTGAGGAATTTGGCGTTGAAGAAATTAAAAGGGAAAGAACTATGACGCATGAAAAAGAGGTATCCAAACCGACACGGGACAAAACGAAGGTTTTCGGTATCGGCGACGCAGGTGGCAACATTGTCAAACGGATGATTGCATCCGGTTTGAAAAGCATTGGATTTTACGCCGTGAATACGGATTTAGAAGCACTCCGCACGTGCGATGGGGCAACACAGGTGCAGATCGGTGCTAACACCACGCAAGGAATCAGCACAAATGGGAATCCGGAGGTGGGCAGAAGGGCAGCTGAGGAAGATTTGGAAACGCTCAATGCCATCGTTGCGGACGCTCGTATGGTCTTCATTACAGCAGGCATGGGGGGTGGAACGGGGACAGGTGCCGCTCCCTTAATCGCATCTATCGCCCGAGAGCAGGGCGTTTTAACGATAGGTGTTGTGACACTTCCACTTGATTCCGAGGGGCAACGCCGCGCCGAACACGCGAGACTGGGACTCCATGAACTCCGAGACAATACTGATGCCGTTATCGTAGTACCAAATCAACGGCTTCTTGATACTATAGACACAGAACCCTCGACAGGTGAAGCGTTCCACATGAGTGATGGGGCCATGTTACTCGGCATTAAAGCTGTCGCCGATATTATCGTGGAATCAGGCGAGATTAACGTTGATTTTACCGATATAGAGAGTATCATGAAGGATGCTGGCACTGTGTTGATGGGCATAGGGCATGCCAAAGGCACAAATCGGGCGAGAATCGCTATGGAAAACGCTATCACCTCACCGTTGCTGGACGGGAAAAGCGTTGGGAACGCGACCGGGCTGATTGTTAATATTAGTGCCCCGCCGGACTTTATGATGAATGAATTGGATACGGCGATGGGGGTGCTCCAAGACGAAGCGTTCGACGCTCAAATTATCTTTGGACTCGTCTACAGAGACGACGATCCTGAACCTAAAGGCACGGTTTATGTTACCATCCTTGCTACGGGAATTGAGCCACAAAACGAACCCAGTGTTGCACCGTCCACCCAGCAGCGTGGAAGCTCCCCTGGAGGCGACACTCGCGTCTCTTCTACAGCCACATCTGAATTTGTTCATTTGCACAACCACAGTGAGTATAGCATGCTCGATGGTGCCTGCCGTATTCCAGATATGGTGGATTGGGCAGTTGAAAATAGCGTTCCAGCTGTCGCACTCACCGATCACGGCAACATGTTCGGCGCATGGGAGTTATACAACAAGGCGACAGAGGCAGGAATCAACCCAATCATCGGTTGTGAGGTGTATGTCGCACGGGGGAGTCGAAAGGCGCGTGGACAAGAACGCGAAGGTCCCTATCATCTCACGCTGCTTGCAGAAGATGCAACCGGTTACCAAAATCTTTTGGAATTGGTATCTCTCGGATACACAGAGGGCTTTAATCACAAACCACGCATCGACATGGAAATCTTACGTGAACACCGGGACGGGATTATTGCACTAACCGGATGTATCCAAGGACAGGTGCCACAACTCCTTTGCGCAAATCGGCGCGATGAGGCAATTCAAACCTTCAAAACCCTGATGGAGATAATGGGGAAAGGTAATCTCTATGTCGAGCTGCAAAACCACTACATCGACAAGGAGCTTGAGGCATATCCAGTAATGGTACAACTGGCAAGTGAGTTCAATCTTCCCATCGTCGGCACAAACGATTGCCACTACCTTCGCAAATCGGATCACGGGATGCACGACATTCTTCTCTGTATCCAGACGAAGAAAACTGTCAATGACCGCGAGCGACTCCGCTATGATAACCACTTCTACTTCAAAAGCATTGACGAGATGCGGGAGGCGCTGAAGGATTATCCGCCGGAGGCTATCAGCAACACCCTTGAAATTGCGAATCGGTGTAACCTTGAACTCGACTATCAACAGAATCCGATGCCCAAATACGAGGTCCCCGAAGGGCATACGCACGATAGTTATCTGAGGGAACTGTGCTACCGCGGCTTACGTGAAAAATGTGGTGAACTCTCCGAACCCATCCGGCAGCGGGTTGATTACGAACTGGATATCATCAGACAGGGGAGCCATGCTAACTATTTTCTGATTGTGGCAGATTATGTCAACTACGCCCACAAACAGGGGTATCCACTTTCCGCCCGCGGTTCTGCTGCTGGCAGTCTGGCACTATACGCGCTCGGTGTGATTAGTTTCAATCCGATGGATCACGGCTGCCTATTTGAACGATTTTTGAACCTTGAACGTCTCACTGCTCCAGATATTGATATAGATTTCGCCGACCGCGCACGTGAACATGTAATTGCGTATCTCGCGAAAAAATACGGAGCGGATTCCGTCAGTAAAGTCGCTATCTTTACGACCTTAGGTGCGAAAGCCGCGATTAAGGATGTCGGGCGCGCACTTGATGTACCTTCCGAAACTGTTGAAAAGTTGACGGAACTCATTCCGCGGACGTCCTACATCACGCTTGATGAAGTCTTGGAACGGGTCCCTGAATTTCAGGCACTCGCTGAACTCCCTGAAAATCGAGAGTTGATTGAGATGAGTAAAGCAGTTGAAGGTATGAAACGACATGTTTCCACGCATACCTCTGCAATTGTCGTCTCAGACGGTCCGTTGACAAATTACGTCCCGCTCTTTAAGGATAGACATGACCAAGTCGCGACGCAGTTTGAAGGGAAAACGGTTGAAGATGTCGGTATCGTCAAATTTGATTCCCTCGGTTTACGGAGTCTCACTGAAACGTACGACTGTCTTCAGATGATTGAGACGAGCCACGCGGTGAAAATTAAACTGGAAGAGATCCCTTTTGACGACAAGAAAACCTATTCGCTGGTTAGCAACGGACTCATCGCGGGTTTATTTCAGTTGGAAACTTCTCCCGGCATGCTTCAGGTTGTCACCGAGCTCAAACCTGACAATTTTGAGGAATTTTGCGCGATTATCGCACTCTATCGACCAGGTCCTATAGAAAATGGGGATATGCAGCGGTACATGGACCGGAAAAATGGACTGCAGCCCGTAGAATATATACATCCCTCACTTGAGAGGGTACTCAAAAGCACTTACGGTGTGTGCCTCTATCAGGAGCAGGTGATGCAGATTGCCCACGATATGGGGGGTTTTACCCTCGCTGAAGCGGATGTATTCCGCCACGCAATGGGCAGAGGAATGGACGGAAAAAACGAGCGAGTGCTTACAGCACAGCGTGAAAAATTTGTTGAGGGTGCAATAAAAAAAGGTATGCCTAAAGAAGAGGCTGAAGAAGTATTTAAGCTACTTGAACCTTCGGCACGCTATGCCTTTAACAAAGCGCATGCCGTTGCTTACTCGATGTTGGCATATCGTATGGCCTACCTGAAAGCACACTATCCGCGCGAATTTATGGCGACAATGATGACCAGCAAGGCAAACGATTCAGCGAGAATTGCTTATTACCGAGAGGAGTGTGAAAAACTCGCTGACTTCTTAGGTATAGAAATCAATCTGTCGCTTTCCGAAAATAAGTCTTGA